A segment of the Anaerolineae bacterium genome:
ACGGCGGGTGCGCATGGAGATCGACCTGACGCCTTTCCAGATGCGCCCCGATGTCAGCGTGCAGGTAACGGATAGGGAAGGGCGGGAGGTGGGGCGCATGGATATCGTGCATGTGATGACCCCCCACATCGCCCTGACCCTGCACCTGCGCGAACCTGAGCCAAAGGGGGAGTACACGCTGACCGCCACGGTGTGCTACCCGCCCCCGGAATACCGTTACCTGCGTCAGGATGACCCGCGCGCGCAAACCGAAGCGGTGCCTCAGCAGGCCATTCCCATGGTGGCCGTCCACCGCGCGGCGGTGAAGTTCACCGTTTCATGAGCGGGTCTCCCTCCCTTCCCTATTCTCTACGCTGCTCCTGAGATTGCCCATGCGTGCTTTGCTTCGGATGTTCACCTTCCTGCGCCCCTACCTGCTTCAGGTGGGGCTGGCCTTTTTCAGTCTGTTGGCCATTACCACCGCCAACCTGGTGGTGCCGGACATCATCCGCCAGGTTATCGACACCGGCCTGTTGCTGGGGGAGCGGGCCTACCTGACCCGGGCGGCCCTGCTCATCCTGGGTATTGGCCTGGGCCGGGCGTTGTTTCTGTTCTTGCGCCGTTACCTCACGGCATGGCTCGCTCAGCGGGTGTCCTTCGACCTGCGCAACCGCCTGTATGCCCATTTGCAGCGGCTTTCGTTCGCCTATCACGACCAGACCCCGGCCGGGCAACTCATCAGCCGTACCATTGAAGATGTGCGCTCGATGACCAACTTTTTGGGCGGTGGCCTGATCGAACTGGTGCAGATGGGGCTGATGTTCGTGGCGGCGCTGGCCGTGATGTATTCGGCCAACACCCGCCTGGCCGCCATCGCCACCTTGCCGCTCATCCCCCTGGTGCTGGTGACTACCAACTTTGGCCAAAAAGTGACCCACATGTTTTACCGCATTGACCAGGGGTTGGGTGAGATCACCGTGCGGGTGCAGGAAAACGTGCTTGGGGCCGCTGTGGTGCGGGCCTTTGCCCGTGAACAGTACGAGGTGGACCGGTTCACCGAAAGCAACCGCGAACTCTACGACGCTCGGCTCACCGTCATTGGCCAGTGGGCCCGCATCATGCCCACCACCCACTTTCTTATCGCCCTGGGTACCATCCTCATCCTCTGGTTTGGCGGCCAGATGGTGTTGCACGGCGAGGCGACTTTGGGTGAGGTGGTTGCCTTCAATAGTTACTTCATGCTCCTGGGCGTTCCGGCGCGGCAACTGGTGTGGCTGGTCAACTCGGGGGGCGAAGCCGCTGCCGGGGCCAGGCGCCTGTTTGAAGTGCTGGATGCCCGCCCCGCCATCCAATCGCCGCCAAATGCCCTGCGCCTGCAACCCATCCAGGGGCGGGTGACCTTTGAGCATGTCTCCTTCCGCTACCCCGGTGAACCTCACGAGGCGTTGAAGGAGGTTCACCTGGACATTGCCCCGAACACCGTGGTAGCCCTCATCGGCCCCACGGGGAGCGGCAAGAGCACCTTAGTGCACCTCATCCCGCGTTTTTACGACCCCACGGAGGGGCGGGTGCTCATCGACGGTCACGATGTGCGCACCTTGGACCTGCCGACCTTGCGGCGGCAGATTGGCATCGTGTTGCAGACCTCGCTGCTTTTTTCCACCACGATTCGCGAGAACATCGCCTACGGACGACCCGATGCCACGGAGGAAGAGATCATCGCCGCGGCCAGGGCGGCCCAGGCGCACGACTTCATCCTGCGCCTGCCCCAGGGCTACGATACCGAGGTGGGCGAGCGGGGCGTGACCCTTTCGGGCGGCCAGCGTCAGCGCATTGCCATCGCCCGCGCCCTGCTCATGGACCCGCGCATTCTCATCCTCGACGATGCGACTTCCAGCGTGGACATCGAAACCGAACACCTCATCCAACAGGCGCTGTTCCGCCTGATGGAAGGCCGCACCACCTTCATCATCGCGCAGCGATTGGCCACCGTGAAGCGCGCCGACCTCATTCTGGTGCTCGATCAGGGCCGCATTGTGCAGATGGGCACCCATGAGACCCTGCTCGCCCAGCCGGGCCTGTATCGCGAGTTTTACGAATTGCAGTTGCGTTCCCAGGAGGAAGGGGAGGCGGAACCTACCCCAGGGGATTGACCCCTCACCACAAGGATTGCCGACCTGATGGATATCCCTGCGCTGTTTCTCGACCGCATGGCCCGGTTGTTGGGCGACGAATACCCGGCCTTCCGCGAGGCGTTGGCCGGGCGTCCTCATGTGGGGCTGCGGGCCAACACGCTGAAGATAGACCCCCAGGAACTGGCCGCGCGGTTGCCTTTTCGCTTGGAGCCGGTGCCTTGGTGCCCGGCCGGGTTTCGTCTGGTAGAAGGCCGTCGTCCGGGCGCCCACCCTTACCATGCCGCCGGGCTGTACTACACCCAAGAGCCTGCGGCCATGGCCCCGGCGGAGATTTTGGCGCCCCGACCCGGTGAGCGGGTGCTCGATCTGGCCGCTGCCCCCGGCGGCAAGACCACCCATCTGGCGGCGTTGATGGGCGGCGAAGGGTTGCTGGTCGCCAACGATGTGCAGCCTCACCGCGCCCGCGAGATGACGAACAACCTCGACCGCTGGGGCGCGACGCACATCGTGGTGCTGAGCGAGAAGCCGCAGCGCCTGGCCGACCGTTGGGGCGCCTTTTTCGACCGGGTGCTGCTGGACGCCCCGTGCTCTGGAGAGGGGATGTTTCGCAAGGACCCCGCGGCGCGCAGCACCTGGACCCCCAGGCATGTGCAGCGTTGCGCGGCCCTGCAGGAGAAGATTTTGCGCCATGCGGCCCGCCTGGTGCGCCCCGGCGGCTATCTGCTCTACAGCACCTGCACCTTCAACCCCGAGGAGAACGAGGGGGCGGTGGCCCGCTTTTTGGCGGCGCATCCCGATTTTGATGTGGTGCCGGTGCCGCCGCGTCAGGGGTTTGCGCCGGGGCGACCCGATTGGCTCACCCCGCCGGGGCCGGAAAGCCTGCGCCACGCGGTGCGTCTGTGGCCCCACAAGGCGCCGGCCGAGGGGCACTTCATGGTCCTCCTCCGCCGCGGTGAGGATGCCCAGCCCCCGCCCTCCCGCGTGCACCCCCTGCGCACCGGGCATCTGACCAGCGAGCAGCGTCAACTGTACCGGCGTTTCGTGGAGGAAAGTCTGACCGCTTCTCCGGCCCCCGCCTTGCGCCTGGCGGCCTTCGGCCATCGGCTCTATGCCGTGCCGGAGGGGCTGCCGAACCCCGCTGGCCTGCAGGTGGTGCGCTTTGGCTGGTGGCTGGGCACCTTCAAAAAGGGGCGGTTTGAGCCCTCGCCAGCGCTGGCTCCGGCGCTGCGTCCCGCCGATGCGCAGCGGGTGGCCGATTTCCCGCCCGACCACCCGGCGTTGGCCGATTTTCTCGGCGGTCGTCCCACGCCCTACGACGGCCCACCGGGGTGGACCTTAGTGTGCGTGGATGGCTTCCCCTTGGGGTGGGGTAAGGTCACGCAAGGGGTGCTGAAAAGCAAAGCGCCCCGCTGGCTACGGCGGGTCAAGTGGTAACAGGGGAGAGGACTGCCTGTCGCAGGGGCTGCGTGGATTATGTTCGTCGCGCAGAGGGAAGGACGCGTAAACGAATGCGCTTCTCGTCGATGACGGCGAAGGTGCCCTCCCAGGTTTCGCGGGAGGCCAAAGCGCTCAGCACGATACGGGTGATGGCTGCAGGGCTTCGAGGAGGAAAGCGCAAGAGCATGATCCCGCAGGTGGCCGGTAAGCAATGTTGGAAGGCCAGACGGCCAAAGTCCTTGTCGAAAGTGAGGATGATGCGCTCCTCCCGCACGGCTAAAACATCCTCGCCCCTTGGCCCCGGCTGCTCTTCGACCACCCAGAGCACCTGATGTTCCTGGCGGCGGAAGGCTTAAAGGAATGTTTTCATCGGCCAGAAACCGCACCGATGCCTTCCTTGTTGCCTACGAGGGCGGCAAAGGATACACTTTTTCGGAGCGTACGATTTCCTCGGCGTACCGCACACAGGCCAAAATGTCTTCCCGGCTCAACTGAGGATAGTTGCGTAAAATTTCCTCAATATCCACCCTTGCCCTAACAAAGCAATGATCCATTCCACGGCGATGCGCGTGCCTTTGATGATGGGCTTCCCTTGCAAGACCTTTGGGTCGGCGGTAATTCATTCCTGCCATTCCATGAGTGCCTCTCCACAAACCGGGTTCATGTGTTAGTATAACAGAACGCGACCGTTTTCTCTTTGCGAGAGGTGGTCTGCCCCTGCCCACTCCGAGATGCTCATGAGCGAAGAAACTTTGCAAAAAGCCTACGATCCGCGCGTGGCCCGCCGGTTGGCGGCTTACATCAAGCCGTACTGGGCCTCGTTCACCCTCTCCCTGTTCTTTATGCTCGTCTCTGCCGGAGCGGGGATGTTGGGGCCTTATTTCGTCAAAATGGCGCTGGATGAAGGCATCGGGGCCGGTTCGCTCCCCATGTTGCGGCAAGCCGTGCTGTTCTATTTTGTCACCGCGGCGGTGCAATGGCTGGTCATCTATTTGCGCGTCAACCTGATGGCCCGAGTGGGCACGGCCATCATCTACGATTTGCGCAACCAGTTGTTCACCCATTTGCAGAACCTCTCCCTGGGCTTCTTCAGTCGCTACGGTTCGGGACGCATCATCGCCCGCATCGTCAACGATGTCAGCGTGTTGCGGCGCTTCCTTACCTTCGCGGTGCTGGCCGTGGCGCGGGACCTCTTTGCCCTGGTGGGCGTGGTGGTCATCATGCTGCGCATGGATTGGCGGCTGGCGCTGATGACCTTCACCGTGCTGCCGTTGATGGTGGT
Coding sequences within it:
- a CDS encoding ABC transporter ATP-binding protein, producing MRALLRMFTFLRPYLLQVGLAFFSLLAITTANLVVPDIIRQVIDTGLLLGERAYLTRAALLILGIGLGRALFLFLRRYLTAWLAQRVSFDLRNRLYAHLQRLSFAYHDQTPAGQLISRTIEDVRSMTNFLGGGLIELVQMGLMFVAALAVMYSANTRLAAIATLPLIPLVLVTTNFGQKVTHMFYRIDQGLGEITVRVQENVLGAAVVRAFAREQYEVDRFTESNRELYDARLTVIGQWARIMPTTHFLIALGTILILWFGGQMVLHGEATLGEVVAFNSYFMLLGVPARQLVWLVNSGGEAAAGARRLFEVLDARPAIQSPPNALRLQPIQGRVTFEHVSFRYPGEPHEALKEVHLDIAPNTVVALIGPTGSGKSTLVHLIPRFYDPTEGRVLIDGHDVRTLDLPTLRRQIGIVLQTSLLFSTTIRENIAYGRPDATEEEIIAAARAAQAHDFILRLPQGYDTEVGERGVTLSGGQRQRIAIARALLMDPRILILDDATSSVDIETEHLIQQALFRLMEGRTTFIIAQRLATVKRADLILVLDQGRIVQMGTHETLLAQPGLYREFYELQLRSQEEGEAEPTPGD
- a CDS encoding DUF5615 family PIN-like protein, whose product is MLWVVEEQPGPRGEDVLAVREERIILTFDKDFGRLAFQHCLPATCGIMLLRFPPRSPAAITRIVLSALASRETWEGTFAVIDEKRIRLRVLPSARRT